The sequence CATAATGTCCACAAACACCTTGagggtgtgaatgtgagtgtttatgtgtgtgtgtgtgtgtgtgtgtgtgtgttgacaatGCCAAACTGTCACCTTTTTCACCTTCTTTTCATTGAACCATCCATGTATCAATCATGCgcctcatctctcctctcctccacctctcccttACCTCTTTCTCCTTGTCTCCAGAAGGAGGCAGGTTATCTCTAAAATTTCAACCTACTGGAGCATAACAGCGAtataagccaatcagaggcagccCAGGAGGGCTTAGGATAGGGCAGACGTGACATTAGCAAAGGTCAGGTCAATCAACGTGTTGTGTGCATGTCGTGTGCGTGGCAGAGGGAACAAGCAAGAGCACGTGAGGTCATCAAGCATGTACGAGTTAGTCATGTTTACGTCCATTTGTAACTTTGTGACTCTGCATTCATTTATGTATGTCTATTATTCTGCCAGGGTGTGACTGACTAaatttgtgcatgtgttgtgtatATCAGTGTGCACCAATCTGTGTTGATGAACTGAGTTTTAATCctaaattattatttacagacaggatattaaaatcaaacatgtatgtgtttgctttatttctctatattattacgtgtgtgtgtgtgtgtgtgtttgttttgtgaatatttaattttgttgtttatgtacactagtgtgtctatgtgtgcatgtatgtgtatgtatgaattgtgtgtgtgtgtgtgagtccgcttgtactgtatatgtgtgggTGGATGTGTCTGTATGCctacatgtctgtctgtgtctgattctgtgtgtgtgtgtgtgtgtttgagtccCCTGGGTATTCCCTGCAGCCTTTACAAGCTACAGAGAAAACAACTTATCACTGCTGGCTCTCAGAAAAAGCTCAATGTAACCCCAGACAGCAGCTCTGGCTTTGTGATTGAATCAGATTTAATGCTCATGGCACAACCTCTGCTCATTTTCCATTCCctctgtttttaatcatttatggACATctcaaaaacttaaaaaaacatccttGGATTTACTATAAGGATTGTATGGATTTACTGTACAGAGGAAGGCTGCTCAGTCAGTGCACGTTTGCATTTGAAATAAGGCTTTGTGTTTGAGTCCAGAGGGTCTTGGTCAGAGTCGAAATACTTGTATAAAACTGCAAATacttttcacatatttttactgttgatgtttttatcattaCTATTATGATTGTTTTGAGGATATTTATTAGTAGTACTTCACAGTTGAAATAGCAGCCATGGCAGTGATGTTTTTCTAGCAAGGTGATCATCACTTTGTTCCAAGCAGGCATTAGTACCAAATGTCCCATTATTAGCCACAGCAAAATCAGCTATAAGGTACGGAAGCCCTAAAAGTTCAATGCTCTGCagcaagaaaacacatgcaaaaagataaaataatctTCAACAATTTGACAATACATGCATagcatttagaaaaaaaatgctgaccaaatacagaaatatgctgcaaatacagaaaacaccaccaaatataaatatacattacaaacacagaaaaaacaacctaatacagaaatatatacagtatgtttttgttaACATTAATATGATTTCTTCAAAGACAGTTATGTGATTGCTTTGGCAAGACTTtctcacatgtaaaaaaaaatatatatatatattctgacAACAGCAAATACCGAATATGGCATGGTGGCCCACCAGCCCAGAACATAGCATTATAACGTCAGTTATAAGTTGTGGAGGAAGGTGGGAGGTTTTTATCTGTTGTCACAAGCTCATGTTTCCAAAATGCAATGGCCTTTCCTGAATCATTTGGGATTTTAAGAAGTTCTgcacatttttgctttattttaacgGTTATTGACAGCTAGCTCAccaggctaatgctaatgcGTAGCCAttgcattagcattagcctggTGAGCTAGCTGtcaaaaactgcagagagcacaaaagccttgAATTTGTGTCTTTAATTAACGGAGGTTTGCACaaacagagctctccacaatcacaaaacaactttcatatattttgcttcttttacttctcttgtattttgcatctataacataatctactgaaaagTCAAATGTCAAAACACAGCTATTAATGTcactcaggcaggtctgaaacatgttagaataatgtctgaatcttacaataatgttgttcaggtgtcactgaatgtatcagGATTTTGGGGAAACATCGGTGCTGATGTTCTGTTTGGTGCCCACAGCTGGCcatgtgtcacagctggctgaagcatcacacagcagctgaaaccataagtgcgtctccaaactgagaaagaggctgtgcacatttatgcaAGCGCCATAACTTCATTAACGCTGGATCGGTCGGGATCTGACGGTAATTAATGCTCTGTGTTCTACACAGGTTGgttgttacacacacattccaggtttatatggtggaattgtttgtaatcaAGCAGTCCTTATGGTTGAATCCTGAGCACCATCAGTGCTGtaggatatttttatttttaaatagctGAAAGTTCGAGATAAGCCTACCACCCCATATCCACTTGATTCCCCCCCAGTGTCTGACTGGAAATTTTGCCCTTTATCATTCAATgtcaattcaatatcattcaagtCTCACAAGCTTGAAGATTTGGAGAGACAGCTGCAGTTACCACCAACTCTCAGAAGACATTAATAATTTCACTCTAACTGCGTGTGGCTATTAGCGCTTCTCTTTGTTAattggactgtttttgcaatgaggctcatttgcatagaaaggtTCTAATTTTgcagtttctttttgtctgtttgcgCAGGTTTAGCGGCCACAAAAGTCGTGCAATCCTTTTGTGAATTCGCCCCTGAATGTAATGTACTGAAGGCCACGTGACCACCCCACCCCCAACTCCCCTGTCCTGAATTTCACTCATTCTCATCTGGTGACCCTACATCATacaatagaaaaatgtttttcctctttgttcaTGAACAGCTTTAAGACAACATTTGGTTTGTGAGTAGGTCCTTTACTGAGAATGAACAGGTAGTGGGGACACATTGTGCTGATGATCGATTGAATATTTGACACTCTAATAGAAGTCACACTGAGAGCAGCTAAATATTCAAAAccacatacaaaacatttgctgaCTCACTGCCGCAGTCATTGTTGTCATCAAAGTCATTCCAGTTGCAAAGGAGGCTGTTTATAAAAGCAACAATAACCTTCACAGGTTCTCTGTTGGATGctataagaaaaataaacattttcacatgcCTTTCACTTCCTCTCACATTTCTCACATGAGACTTGTGGATGTTATTGGATAGTAACAAAATAAGGAAATGTAcctttgtagtttttaaaaaaagatgtaattttGAACAACTCATCCTGGTATAGGCATAGGGTTTAACACAGTTTAAACTAGGTTACATTATTGGGAACGCTTTTGTAATATCAAATTTCAATCTGGGTTATTACCATCACAGCCCTACAGTGAAGCATTACTGGAATTACAATACCTTTATCCCCAAAATGTTCAGTATAAACAATGGCTTGTGTGAAACATCAAACTGGATACATGAACCTTTCCAAACTAACTTGATTTGGTTTGGcttgtttcacattaaaataaaccACGTTTGCTATTGTTCACCTCTGCAAAACTTTCATAGTTTATATGCAGAACTACAGACTTCTGTGTTTGCATAAATGCGTTGTCCATTCTTAAGTTATTTCCTTCTAATCAGATAAGAAACAGGCTGCTGATGATCTGTCATCACAGACTATTTTAACTGATTgacagagcagaaataagaaTGATGAATGATGCAGAGACATTATAGCCACTATGAATATAATTGACTGACAAATTGACATAGTGATTGTGATCAGTGTGCTACTGAGTGCGACCTGTCATTTCATAAGTCATCCCAAATGTATTCAACCACAATCTCAACATTACTTGGCCTAACTTAATAAATCAACAGGGTCCAAGGGTCCAGGGTCCAATAACAGACAGGGTCCAAGATGGGCAATGGGCGTATTGCAGGTTGTAGTTCTTCAGTTTAATGAACCAGGACCTAAAATGTATCATTTGGATGGTGGACCGGAACACTAAAGAATTGctgcaaacaacaaaatgttgaatttttttttcaggtcaCATGGAGTGATTTTTGTTCATAACATGCGTAGAATGCATTGTAAATCCTTTAAACTGATTTAGGTAATATAGCTCAACCATCACTGGCAATTTCATAGGCAACTGTTCATTCACTGTCATTCAAGAGAAAGTTTTGATACAAAGAAAATGTATCAAAACTTTCCATGACTAAAACATgactaaaaaatatttatcattatcattaatcATTGGCCATATCTATCACcaaaaggaaggaatctctgtctgtatgtctagTATAAAATACCTGTTAAAgtataaatagataaaaaaacaaatacaaaaaaaagcatttaaacaCCATACAAAACACAGAATCAGTAAGAGTAAGAAAATAATAACCTATTAACATTTGATTTGCATTACATatgtatttagattttttaatcTGTTCCAACTACAGCTCTTTGGGCATTGTCTCTGTATTGGGGTAGTAGATAATGCCCTGATATTGGCTCTGCCCAGTCTCTGCAGTCCTGAATTGTCCACACTTCCTGCAAGTGTTGAACCCCACCTTCCTCTTGTTAAACCTTGCCTTCGAGGCAGGGCGACCACTGGCAGGTGGAGGGGGAACAGGAGTATGGGAGGCATGATATGTAGGTGTCAGAACAGCAAACAAAGTGAAAATGGCCAGGGCTTGAGGACAGATAGAGGTTGCTTGGGGGAAGACAAACATAGGACCAGAGGCAGGAGGCTGTGGAAAAAGCTGCTTCTGGGCTGATGGCTTTGGCTTGTCAGCCTGTGGGGCATCAGTGACAGGAGGCTGCAGGGTGTGTGGATTTTAGGTCATTTGACATCAAATCATAGACTGCATTGTAAATCCTTTAACCTGATTTAGGTAAGATAACTTAACCATCATTGGCAGTTTCATAGGCAAGTGTTCATACGAAGAAAATGTATCAAAACGTTCAATACCAAAAACATGACTAAAAAAGCTATTTAATTATTGGACATATTTAAGACCAAAAGATAATCTCTCCACTAAAAGgaggaatctctgtctgtgtctgtctgtctgtatgtatgtccttcgcATATCCCGAGAAACTTTCATCTGTTCGACTCTACACTTGGTGGGTGTATagctggggacccaaggaagtgcagtgttgaatttggtgcaatttggacacatgatacatttaaaattaatagACCTTGCATAAACCAGTGTTCAGCAAGCCACTCCACTCTGTGCAGGGAGACAGTGGCTGGGGCAGAGAGACCAGAGACGAGGTGTGACCCAAGTCAGAgaagtgctctaaaaagagaaaagtagacagctGGAagagagcttttaatcaagaatggacgCTGTTACCCCATATCTAGACAGAAAGCGTAGTGTTAAGagcacgtttagcagatcagcagcagcagcgagtaACTAGACAGGAGAcattcaggtacattgttgagaGTGGGTCACCCACATTTTGGAAacactcagagcccaatacacaatgactatAGTAACGTATGTAAATCAAAGGAAATAGTTCCCatgggcagttcaaaaccagtttgtctcatatatTCCGAGACCGTGGCAATTGTGAAGcaccactacagacaaagcacaaatctttggagtaaacatacccactcaaatccgaactgaaggcacagaaaataggaatgatctaagagcccaatatgatcgagccactttattttaggatgcacattattttatttttaaatacagcccttattttacttgaaatgtgaaaagaacatttatttactattagagtGCTTatcatttataacatctgtgtataatagaatgttagtttctttcatgttgatGGTATATATACTTATCAACActtcacatcaactgtattcaTTTCTCGTTCcaaacaggcacgttttgaacaggAACAAGACACAAGCAGTTTATGCAGACAGATtccattttatttgacattgaCTTGCCCTGGTGTATTAAACTGCTGCTTCCTACTCATACAGCCAAACCAAAACACCcacagttttttaaatgtaggtCATTGAATGCCTGAGCAACTGGGGATTGTGCAGTTTGCCTGAagctatattttatatatattatatttcacCATAAAAGAACATTATCTCTGGAAAAGTTCATGAATTGTCAACATCAGTCATCACCACCAACTTCCTTACACCATATTTCCTTTGAGACAGTAGAGTAAAACAGGTGTCTCATCTGTATAAGTATAGTACACTTCCAGTGTGCCACTCTGCTCATACCTACATACCCTGTGGCTTTCACCCACAATCCATGATTTACAAAATGATCCCTTATCAGTAAATATTATATCAGGTGCAGCAGCATAAAGAAGAGCCAGACCGACAAACACTCTTCTTCAATGACACTACTGGTAACAACATAGGAaagttgaattttatttttctgacagcTAACCTTATTAGAAGAACTCAAGTTTTTTCATTTAGAAAATGGTGATTCAGTAGCATTGAGGAGGAGCCCACTGAAAATCAACAATGCAACACTAGTCAAAGGTCAAGTATTTAAATGGAAcacaaaaatccagttttagAATTTGCCTCTTATTTTACCGGTTTCCTTTCTCTTTCAACTTTTGGCAGTATAGGTTGCTGCATACAACATTCctaatacatttaatattgcTAATAAATAAGCACATTTGGATTGGATGAGTCCATCACATTGGTAGCCACATGGCTAAAATTGTCAAATAGCAGTGGGGGAATTTGAACCCACTCCCACTCCTCCTGAGAAACCGGAGCCTTAATTCAGTGCCTTAGACTACTTGGCCACACTACCACCAGAACACAAGGagtacatttattatttttcttcaaatcatactttcttaaaaataaaagtgctgACATAGCACCATCAATATCCATGGTTTACAAACCACTTCATCATCTGTAAAGATAATAGGGTACTCCTGGCAATGGCCCTTCTATTTGCTGACATATCTCAATTCTCTTCAGTAATACTGTAGAAAGTACATATGAGGAAGAACAGCAGTTGTTAAAAGAACTCTAATACTTTCCTTCTGAAAATTCAGATGTAGTGGCATTATATAGCTTTACACTGAGAATAAAGGTTTCAGCATCTTTAGTTCAAAGATTCCAAGGTGAAGTATTTTTTGGACCTGGCAGTAACACTTTCTACTGTCTTTTCCCAATTCCTGTTAAGATTATTGGAGTGTCTAATTTTAGACACAATGGCAATGAGTTCCTATTCTTcctaaaacattcaaatgtggATATTGCTGAAAGCATTGTAGACACCATGTACATTTAGCAAAGGCTGTTTTCGATCCATTGACCTCTGGGTTACAAGCACAGCTTCAGCTGcaccactctgctctctgttttaCAGCCTGGGGCTTTCACCTACATCCTTGGTTTACAAATCAATTACTTAACTGTAAGTTGGAGTGAATGCCAAGTCAAGTGGAGCTGCAGAATAGAGAACCAGACTGGCAACATCTCTTCTTCTCCAGGAATATTGAAGGTAAGTCCAGAAAATTAAAGTCCAgaagttcaaagttcaaatcAGGAAGGATTGTGTTGGTAGAATTTGAACCCATGCCAGTAGGACTGCAGCATGAATCTAGTCTTTGATCACTCAGTCACAAGAAGCAGAATTCAAAGTTGTCTCTGCTTTGTTGACCATTGTTCCCAAACCCTCAGGCCCCATTTCCACCTGGCATTGATAAGTCATCTCTATCTGGCTACActatctggataatgacatctgaTCTATGAGCCTTTGCATTTATTCTTAGTATTATTAGGAATTCTTGTTATCTTGACCCTGCCTGAGAGTCCTTAGAAAGAAACACTGTCCATTACTGTGTAGTTGTACCTAACAatgttgttttggtttattttgatatttttaagaTGCTTGTGAAACAAATTCTAAATAAATTTGACAAATTAGACAAATCATCCAAAGTAAAGTTTCTTATTTAAATTTGCACTGCAGGTAAGAATATGTTTATTAATCCTACTATATTTGGATGCTATTAAAAGTAGTTTGGTATGTATTCAGTTGCCTGTTAACTAGGTGCGTGTATGAACAGTAGTTTGGTTTAGGTCACATATCAAGGGAGTATTGGAATTCGTCTGACAGGTAAAACCAAGTATTTTCTTAGATTTTTCTATCTTCTCTACAGTTAAGTATGGAGGGTCATTAACAAAGAAGTGTAAAGGCAAGTATTAGGCTCAGCAGTTTAGAGTTTTATATGTAGACTTGACTATTTTGGACGATATTGAAATAAAGacctcattcattcataaacaACTGGCATATGTAATGACTTCTAAAGCTTaacatctgtaaaactgaatttaataCAATTACTTTTTAGACTCACAGACACCCTGATTTTACTTATCAGATCTTTATTGATCTGAACAAAACCATGGGTCATATACAAGTATATATAttaggaaagagagagaatcaacaaacaacacaacaaactaaTACATTCtacaaaatgtgtaaaacttaaaatagctgaaaaagtataaaatacctgttaaagcataaataaataaaaaacaaacaaacaaacaaaaacacttaaaatactATACATAACACAGCTGATAGAACATAATTACCTATTTAcaatttttttaatctgttccAACTACAGCTCTTTAGGCATTGTCTCTGTATTGGGGTAGTAGATAATGCCCTGATATTGGCTCTGCCCAGTCTCTGCAGTCCTGAATTGTCCACACTTCCTGCAAGTGTTGAACCCCACCCTCCTCTTGTCAAACCTTGCCTTCAAGGCAGGGCGACCACTGGCAGGTGGAGGGGGAGGTGCTGATGGAGCAAAAGGGGCAACAGGAGAATGGGGGGCACATTATGCAAGTGTCATAACAGCAAACAAAGTGAAAGTGGCTGGGGCTTGAGAACAGACAGAGGTTGCTTGGGGGAAGACAAACATAGGACCAGAAGCAGGATGCTAAAAGCTGCTTCTGGGCTGATGGCTTTGGCTTGATAGCCTGTGGGGCAGCAGTGACAGGAGATTCAGCACGCCACTTCGTTTTTGCCAGTCCTGCAGCGCTGAAAAAGCCCAAAATAGGAAAAAGGACAACAGACCTACAATTACAAGTAATGTAATCACTTATGTAAACAATACTATGGGATCATTACCCTTTGggtattttctttttcagctctTGTTCAAGCCCTCTTACCAGCTGTCCTTCAGGCACCTCAGGGGTAGGGCCAGTGGGTTAAACAGATAGGCCCACAGCCTGTGTCGAGCCAGAGAAGGCTGCAGGCTGTGTGGATGCAGAGAAGGCGGCAAGCTGTGTGGAGGCAGAGAAGGCCTCAGGCTGAGTGGCGAGACTGAGGTTAGGCTTCAGTGCTGAGCTATGTGAGCTACCAAACTGGGGGAGGATGAAATGTCACAAATTAAATGATCATAGAGGTGTACAGGTCAAATCtatataaacatagcacaaaaagtaaggaaatttgtgtttggcaGATTATTCCTTTgctgtaacaatgcttcttggcaatagatcttatactgttggaaagcctgttttgAAAGCCCCTTTttaatggtgccacatttgtaaggaacatgcatttgtgggatgagcagcagagctgagtatgtgggttgtgccgatgaaaaatttgccaaatcttctctgccaatgcaaaacagcttattttgctgttgctattgactcttgttttgagcttctggtacccccaggtgctgccaat comes from Thunnus maccoyii chromosome 8, fThuMac1.1, whole genome shotgun sequence and encodes:
- the LOC121902277 gene encoding uncharacterized protein LOC121902277, with amino-acid sequence MPSCSDNINRPPPNEEEEERVRTDEQADSSGEQRQEEGAAAEDEQKVHDNLQQVILLTHLMSRQPHLLLQLTQLLQQLLALLQFLPVVLYPLLVNLTSVSPLSLRPSLPPHSLPPSLHPHSLQPSLARHRLWAYLFNPLALPLRCLKDSCAAGLAKTKWRAESPVTAAPQAIKPKPSAQKQLLASCFWSYVCLPPSNLCLFSSPSHFHFVCCYDTCIMCPPFSCCPFCSISTSPSTCQWSPCLEGKV